A genomic window from Pecten maximus chromosome 2, xPecMax1.1, whole genome shotgun sequence includes:
- the LOC117322276 gene encoding transient receptor potential cation channel subfamily V member 6-like, whose product MTMSTAKVSPEIQITEISDEETEKLESLDLIDSDSSSLHSAIINNDLEEVMFFINNGGNIHEKVKGNFSVNADGGGGGSGGGKRKSNEINYAEMDYYGEFPLAFATSYATEEIYDFLIDHGADPDLQDSYGNTVLHVAVVADQIEMFKYCVRHPKKPANTVSKNKANLTPLSLACKLGRHALFKVMLEMGSLEFWRYSNTTCSAYPLLALDSIGPSGNTNMYSALILIINGETDDHLELLEGGVMRQLLDEKWERYAKKWFFQRLVMAFIHLILVSVAVYTRPEEGLLKTRGVIDIIRFVSEILVCIGCVLILIIDIGEVASQGFWAFLKNTRHAPAQTTFLFACLLIMLCIPLRFTGYETAESILLIIAVPGSWFYLLFFAKGYPLTGPMIVMTYQMLATDMVKFGSMYGIFLLLFSQVFYFLFQGSVDISAADNIWETSMTLFQMTLGEFKYEEFERTKYPPLIKIVFVFFMILVPILLLNVLIAMMGNTYQQVVSKSAKEWRRQWAKIVVVLEKGFTKKNLLRFQMEYSVKISGQPRVVLADLSKKDGAVEQRALVVIKQQNRTVARKRKAAISFWRRANKLIVDQIRQQKKNGVSGQLNVKPSISRRVSMLSDDEDKGFTNMLERLAWEKDIDLTKGKAFMTNPDGIEGIN is encoded by the coding sequence ATGACCATGTCGACGGCAAAAGTATCACCAGAGATTCAAATTACTGAGATATCAGACGAGGAAACAGAAAAATTAGAATCTTTGGACCTGATCGATAGTGATAGTTCCTCTCTACATTCGGCCATCATCAATAATGACCTTGAGGAGGTCATGTTCTTCATCAACAATGGAGGCAATATACACGAAAAAGTTAAAGGTAATTTCTCTGTAAATgctgatggtggtggtggtggtagtggtggtggaaAGCGcaaatcaaatgaaattaattatgcTGAGATGGATTATTATGGAGAATTTCCATTAGCTTTCGCCACATCTTATGCCACCGAGGAGATCTATGATTTTCTGATTGACCATGGTGCTGATCCGGATCTCCAAGATTCCTACGGAAATACCGTTCTCCATGTCGCAGTTGTTGCTGATcaaattgaaatgtttaaatactGTGTGCGTCATCCGAAAAAACCTGCAAACACAGTTTCAAAAAACAAGGCGAATTTGACACCCCTTTCTCTTGCGTGCAAGCTTGGACGCCACGCCTTGTTCAAAGTGATGTTGGAAATGGGTAGTCTGGAGTTCTGGAGATACAGCAATACCACTTGCTCTGCGTATCCTCTGCTTGCTCTTGATTCTATTGGTCCTAgtggcaacacaaacatgtattCAGCACTCATTCTCATCATAAACGGTGAGACGGACGACCATCTTGAATTGCTTGAGGGGGGAGTAATGAGACAACTCCTTGATGAAAAATGGGAGCGTTATGCCAAAAAATGGTTCTTCCAGCGCCTTGTTATGGCTTTTATTCACCTCATTTTAGTTAGCGTTGCAGTATACACACGCCCCGAGGAAGGATTATTGAAAACACGGGGCGTGATAGACATCATACGATTTGTAAGTGAAATACTTGTGTGTATCGGCTGCGTTCTTATTCTGATTATAGACATCGGCGAAGTAGCCTCACAAGGATTTTGGGCATTTTTAAAGAACACGAGACATGCACCGGCACAAACTACATTTCTATTCGCTTGTCTTCTCATCATGTTGTGCATCCCACTACGTTTTACTGGGTACGAGACAGCAGAAAGTATACTTCTGATTATCGCGGTTCCTGGTTCGTGGTTTTATCTGCTGTTCTTTGCCAAAGGTTACCCACTCACAGGGCCAATGATAGTTATGACATACCAGATGCTTGCCACCGACATGGTAAAATTTGGAAGCATGTATGGAATTTTTCTCCTACTTTTCTCCCAAGTGTTTTATTTCCTGTTTCAGGGTTCGGTTGATATCAGTGCCGCAGACAATATATGGGAAACGTCCATGACACTGTTTCAGATGACTTTAGGTGAGTTTAAGTACGAAGAGTTTGAGAGAACAAAATATCCTCCATTgatcaaaattgtttttgttttcttcatgATCCTTGTACCAATACTTCTCCTAAATGTACTCATCGCCATGATGGGAAACACTTATCAACAGGTCGTCTCCAAGTCTGCAAAAGAATGGCGACGTCAGTGGGCCAAAATTGTTGTCGTACTGGAAAAAggatttacaaaaaaaaatttgcttAGATTCCAGATGGAATATTCAGTGAAAATTTCAGGGCAACCCCGCGTTGTTTTAGCGGATCTTTCCAAAAAAGACGGTGCCGTTGAACAGAGGGCATTAGTGGTCATCAAACAACAGAATCGAACGGTTGCTAGGAAACGAAAAGCAGCCATCAGTTTCTGGAGACGAGCCAATAAGCTCATCGTGGACCAAATACGGCAGCAAAAGAAAAATGGTGTTTCCGGACAACTCAATGTGAAACCATCTATTTCACGTCGTGTGTCAATGCTTTCCGACGATGAAGATAAGGGATTCACGAATATGCTTGAAAGACTGGCATGGGAGAAAGACATTGACCTCACAAAGGGTAAGGCCTTCATGACCAATCCAGATGGAATCGAAGGAATCAACTAA